The following coding sequences lie in one Synechococcus sp. PCC 7336 genomic window:
- a CDS encoding transcriptional regulator — MPLTGRRLIDAFARDVQSAIAQAESQEALAKELGTSSNTLKNYKKGNLKNLPDPIMLREIASKVGFTSLDGYLAHLEGRDLDANQREAAPKPTTIIGRQILNLQDLEEVHSVIELANQRARELLDRENPRPSELVGEPEGEAE, encoded by the coding sequence GTGCCACTGACTGGGAGGCGGCTCATTGATGCTTTTGCGAGAGACGTACAGTCTGCGATCGCACAGGCTGAATCCCAAGAAGCCCTAGCCAAAGAGCTGGGAACCAGCAGCAACACGTTAAAGAACTACAAGAAAGGCAATCTCAAGAATTTGCCCGATCCAATCATGTTGCGAGAGATCGCGAGTAAAGTGGGGTTTACATCGCTGGACGGGTATCTGGCCCATTTAGAGGGGCGGGATTTAGACGCAAATCAGCGGGAAGCTGCGCCGAAGCCAACGACGATTATTGGCAGGCAGATCCTCAACCTTCAAGATTTGGAAGAAGTTCACAGCGTCATCGAGCTGGCGAATCAGCGGGCTCGAGAGTTATTAGATCGCGAGAACCCACGGCCTTCAGAATTAGTCGGGGAGCCCGAGGGCGAGGCTGAGTAA
- a CDS encoding RHS repeat domain-containing protein, whose translation MGNRTQVVELDGRQVNYTYDSTYRLLSESISDPLAGDRLIEYSYDAVGNRLTRNDSAEGLTLYTYNQNNQLTTTLDGGGITTTFAYDDNGNLVRRENSTEQIEYTFDIENRLVSTTIDRNGETQQAEYIYDDFGIRVASTVNGEETRYLVDPNRPFAQVLEEYSVDGKILTAYVYGDSLIAQIDADDAVTYFHADGLGSTRILTDSAGEIVSQFDYDAFGRELFQQGADTDFQFAGEQRDDVLELDYLRARYYDPDLGRFISRDPFPGFLDDPYSLHKYQYAHNNPVNNTDPSGLFTLNEVTATTIVGGTLFAIAGLSLQNHITGDNFLVAFIDLVNLGVENTFSFPINENFKGIGNVGLSPTPNPVLDLDGSPLGSGALDGPLLGEPLAPPHSGAGGDIDINPADAFLTDSNPFDDVPVDRRPAGVGGNGTASEIPDLNGASVQEVADVLTSQGFQGGSVSPTSGYQTFKHPDGSRVTVNWKTGRVVREAAPQYATDGSRTNRGQRLAPDGSETPRSTPHDQHPPEFFNPGS comes from the coding sequence GTGGGCAATCGCACGCAGGTGGTCGAGTTAGACGGTCGCCAGGTGAACTACACCTACGACAGCACCTACCGTCTGCTGAGCGAGTCCATTAGCGATCCGCTCGCTGGCGATCGCCTCATCGAATACAGCTACGATGCCGTCGGCAATCGTCTTACCCGTAACGACTCTGCGGAGGGGCTGACGCTATACACCTACAACCAAAACAACCAACTCACCACAACTCTCGATGGCGGTGGCATCACAACCACATTCGCCTACGACGACAATGGCAATCTCGTTCGTCGGGAAAACTCCACCGAACAGATTGAGTACACCTTCGACATCGAAAATCGCCTCGTCTCAACCACCATCGATAGAAACGGCGAAACCCAGCAAGCCGAATATATCTACGACGATTTCGGCATCCGCGTTGCCTCAACCGTCAACGGAGAGGAAACCCGTTACTTGGTCGATCCCAATCGACCCTTTGCTCAAGTTTTGGAGGAATACAGCGTCGATGGCAAGATCCTGACAGCCTATGTCTACGGCGACAGTCTCATCGCCCAGATCGATGCAGACGATGCAGTTACCTATTTTCACGCCGATGGGCTGGGCAGTACCCGCATTCTCACCGATAGCGCTGGCGAGATTGTCAGCCAGTTCGATTACGATGCCTTCGGGCGAGAACTCTTCCAACAAGGTGCCGATACCGACTTCCAATTTGCGGGCGAGCAGCGGGATGATGTACTAGAGCTGGATTATTTACGAGCGCGTTACTACGACCCGGACTTGGGACGGTTTATTAGTCGAGATCCGTTCCCCGGTTTTTTGGACGACCCTTACTCTCTACACAAGTATCAGTACGCCCACAACAACCCGGTCAACAATACCGATCCTAGTGGCTTATTCACTCTGAATGAAGTAACGGCAACGACGATTGTTGGCGGTACTCTCTTCGCGATAGCGGGCTTATCTCTGCAGAACCATATCACTGGAGATAACTTCCTCGTCGCGTTCATCGATCTGGTTAACCTAGGCGTAGAAAACACTTTTAGCTTCCCCATTAACGAAAACTTTAAGGGTATTGGGAATGTCGGTCTATCCCCCACACCCAATCCAGTTCTCGATTTGGATGGCAGTCCTCTTGGCAGCGGCGCATTAGATGGCCCACTTCTTGGTGAGCCCCTCGCTCCCCCCCATTCAGGTGCTGGGGGTGACATTGACATCAATCCAGCAGACGCCTTCCTGACAGATAGTAATCCATTTGATGATGTACCAGTTGATCGAAGACCAGCAGGTGTAGGGGGTAATGGTACAGCTTCAGAAATCCCTGACTTAAATGGTGCTTCTGTCCAAGAAGTGGCAGATGTACTAACTAGTCAAGGCTTTCAAGGAGGGTCGGTTTCACCGACATCAGGTTATCAAACGTTCAAACACCCAGATGGTTCTCGAGTGACTGTTAACTGGAAAACTGGCCGCGTAGTTCGCGAAGCAGCTCCTCAATATGCTACTGATGGATCGAGAACAAATCGTGGACAGCGTCTAGCACCTGATGGTTCAGAAACGCCACGCAGTACCCCACATGACCAACACCCTCCTGAATTTTTCAACCCAGGCTCATAA
- a CDS encoding GntR family transcriptional regulator, translated as MQPKFYIQPQSDSPASAQLASQIAFAIASNQFKPGSRLPSTRQLAMQTGLHRNTISRVYSQLEAQGLIEARAGSGMYVREGISPATDPADPDENSAATAAQQILQAALDGLGQLGYSLAQIQTLLLDAIAWRQQCSAQAIVTVPQAQQGVARLLEYEFSEELGLSVQSIVLEALSPVLAENSSVTLVTTRYFLQAVETVAAPYRARVIPIDVNTYERELEAIAQLPAHSCVGIVSISPEIAQVAEVIACSRFGDERLIVAAPASDRFQLEAIARRAELILCGRSSLEAVKAAVREVRSHRIRLPEIVASDPYISEHSRQAIAREFGLSSD; from the coding sequence ATGCAACCCAAGTTTTACATCCAGCCCCAGAGCGACAGTCCCGCATCGGCTCAGTTAGCCAGTCAGATTGCCTTCGCGATCGCCTCCAACCAATTCAAACCGGGCAGTCGCTTGCCCAGCACCCGCCAACTGGCTATGCAAACGGGCTTGCACCGCAACACCATCAGCCGCGTTTACAGTCAACTGGAAGCGCAGGGGCTGATCGAGGCGCGAGCGGGCTCGGGAATGTACGTGCGGGAAGGAATTTCCCCTGCTACTGACCCTGCAGATCCTGACGAAAACTCCGCTGCCACAGCCGCGCAACAGATCTTGCAAGCGGCGCTCGACGGCTTGGGTCAACTGGGCTATTCTCTAGCCCAGATTCAGACGTTGCTGCTGGATGCCATTGCTTGGCGACAGCAGTGCAGTGCCCAGGCGATCGTGACTGTTCCTCAAGCGCAACAGGGCGTTGCCCGTTTATTAGAGTACGAATTCAGTGAAGAGTTGGGATTGTCCGTTCAGTCCATTGTGCTGGAAGCTCTAAGCCCCGTATTGGCGGAAAATTCTTCGGTGACGCTCGTAACCACCCGCTACTTCCTCCAGGCAGTAGAAACCGTGGCCGCGCCCTACCGCGCTCGGGTGATTCCCATTGATGTCAATACCTACGAACGGGAGTTGGAGGCGATCGCCCAATTGCCCGCCCACAGTTGCGTCGGCATTGTCTCCATCAGTCCCGAAATTGCCCAGGTGGCAGAAGTGATAGCCTGCAGCCGCTTTGGCGACGAACGGTTGATTGTTGCCGCTCCTGCGAGCGACAGGTTTCAGCTCGAGGCCATCGCAAGGCGAGCGGAGTTGATTCTGTGCGGTCGGTCGAGTTTGGAGGCGGTGAAGGCGGCAGTGAGAGAGGTGCGATCGCATCGCATTCGGCTGCCCGAGATTGTGGCCTCCGACCCCTATATCAGCGAGCACTCCCGGCAGGCGATCGCGCGGGAATTTGGCTTGTCCTCAGACTAA
- the thiC gene encoding phosphomethylpyrimidine synthase, with translation MRTNWVAKRRGQVNVSQMHYARQGAITEEMEFVAQRENLPADLIRAEVARGRMIIPANINHTNLEPMAIGIASKCKVNANIGASPNSSDLSEEVAKLELAVKYGADTVMDLSTGGGNLDEIRTAIINASPVPIGTVPVYQALESVRGNVENLTADDFLHIIEKHAQQGVDYQTIHAGILIEHLPLVRDRITGIVSRGGGILAQWMLHHHKQNPLYTHFNDIVEIFKKYDVSFSLGDSLRPGCTHDASDDAQLAELKTLGQLTRKAWEDDVQVMVEGPGHVPMDQIEFNVRKQMEECSEAPFYVLGPLVTDIAPGYDHITSAIGAAIAGWHGTAMLCYVTPKEHLGLPNAEDVRSGLIAYKIAAHAADIARHRPGARDRDDELSHARYNFDWNRQFELSLDPERAREYHDETLPADIYKTAEFCSMCGPKFCPMQTKVDADALTELEKFLAKDAELVTS, from the coding sequence ATGCGTACCAACTGGGTCGCCAAGCGTCGCGGACAAGTCAATGTCTCGCAAATGCACTACGCTCGCCAAGGGGCCATCACCGAAGAAATGGAGTTCGTCGCCCAACGCGAAAATCTCCCGGCAGACCTGATTCGAGCTGAAGTGGCGCGCGGACGCATGATTATCCCCGCCAACATCAATCACACCAACCTGGAACCGATGGCGATCGGCATTGCCTCCAAATGCAAAGTCAATGCCAACATCGGCGCATCTCCCAACTCCTCCGACCTGAGTGAAGAGGTCGCCAAATTAGAATTAGCGGTCAAATACGGCGCAGATACCGTGATGGACCTCTCCACCGGAGGCGGCAACCTGGACGAAATCCGCACCGCCATCATCAATGCCTCCCCCGTCCCCATCGGCACGGTACCTGTCTATCAAGCACTAGAAAGCGTCCGCGGCAATGTCGAGAACCTGACTGCCGACGACTTTCTCCACATCATCGAAAAACACGCCCAACAAGGGGTAGACTATCAAACCATCCACGCCGGAATTCTGATCGAACACCTGCCCCTGGTGCGCGATCGCATTACCGGCATTGTCTCCCGTGGCGGCGGCATCTTGGCTCAATGGATGCTCCACCATCACAAACAAAACCCCCTCTACACCCACTTCAACGACATCGTCGAGATTTTCAAAAAGTACGATGTCTCCTTCAGCCTTGGCGACTCTCTGCGCCCCGGCTGCACCCACGATGCCTCTGACGACGCCCAACTGGCGGAATTGAAAACCCTGGGCCAGCTTACTCGCAAAGCTTGGGAAGACGACGTTCAGGTGATGGTGGAAGGTCCCGGTCACGTGCCGATGGACCAAATTGAATTTAACGTGCGCAAGCAAATGGAAGAATGCTCCGAAGCGCCCTTCTACGTGCTCGGTCCCTTGGTCACCGATATTGCTCCAGGCTACGACCACATTACCTCTGCGATCGGAGCGGCGATCGCCGGTTGGCACGGTACCGCCATGCTCTGCTACGTCACCCCCAAAGAGCACCTCGGCCTTCCCAATGCAGAGGATGTGCGCAGCGGTTTGATCGCCTACAAAATTGCGGCCCACGCGGCGGACATTGCCCGCCACCGTCCGGGGGCTCGCGATCGCGATGACGAACTTTCCCACGCCCGCTACAACTTCGACTGGAACCGCCAGTTCGAGCTCTCCCTCGACCCCGAGCGCGCGCGCGAGTATCACGACGAAACTCTACCGGCCGATATCTATAAAACGGCGGAGTTCTGCTCGATGTGCGGTCCCAAGTTCTGCCCCATGCAAACCAAGGTGGATGCCGATGCTCTGACGGAATTGGAGAAGTTCTTAGCGAAGGACGCAGAGCTAGTGACGAGCTAA
- a CDS encoding helix-turn-helix domain-containing protein, whose protein sequence is MNPIDIKAELRKAGYTQTDVAQLLNCTPQTVWNVISRRDRSRRVEEKIAELIDRPLWEVWPDSYPQAPKE, encoded by the coding sequence ATGAATCCGATAGATATTAAAGCGGAGCTTCGCAAGGCTGGTTACACGCAGACCGATGTGGCCCAGTTGCTCAATTGCACGCCGCAAACCGTTTGGAATGTTATCAGTCGTCGGGATCGTTCGCGGCGGGTGGAAGAAAAAATCGCCGAGCTGATCGACCGCCCTCTATGGGAGGTCTGGCCCGACTCGTATCCACAGGCTCCAAAAGAGTAG
- a CDS encoding DUF6531 domain-containing protein: MDLLTLEVDGIPVALQADGTFTLTPAQVDESAPLVNLIATNDRVSLGDPITFLATATDNVGVDLLTLAVNGAPVLLQADGTFAFTPDGAGEVRAIASATDAVGNQSQSTFTFDVVDFSDGTPPMVELVAEQFEAFITAPTDIFGTVTDDNLDFYTLSVAPVGTDEFVEIFRGESNIADGDLGDFDPTLLQNDAYTLRLEAVDETGNVNAIEQTVNVVGGLKLGNFQVSFTDLQIPLTGIPISVTRTYDSLNASSSDDFGFGWRLEFRDTDLRTSLGPDELFEQLGIRSQAFDDRTRVYITLPGGERQAFTFAPTVGPISAFFPSVDLGGDPTIYRSAFRGDAGVTSRLEIEGVSRLSRAADGSYVSLNHGAGLNPADTDRGFSGIYRLTSREGWIYRIDAVTGDLLTVENPFGDRLTFSDGGVVSSTGQAIVFERDVQGRIAALVDPDGNRVRYEYDAVGNLVSVTDRENNTTQFGYNGERSHFLEDIIDPLGRTGIRSEYDEQDRLSQIFNANGEAISLTYDPENTTEIV; this comes from the coding sequence GTGGACTTGCTGACGTTAGAGGTGGATGGCATTCCGGTGGCGTTGCAGGCGGATGGGACGTTTACGTTGACTCCTGCACAAGTTGATGAGTCGGCTCCGTTGGTGAATTTGATTGCGACCAATGACCGCGTCAGTTTGGGCGATCCGATTACCTTCCTGGCGACGGCGACCGACAATGTTGGCGTGGACTTGCTGACGTTGGCGGTGAATGGAGCTCCCGTGCTGTTGCAGGCGGATGGGACGTTTGCGTTTACGCCCGATGGGGCTGGGGAGGTGAGGGCGATCGCCTCTGCGACTGACGCGGTGGGCAATCAATCCCAATCTACGTTCACCTTCGATGTCGTCGATTTCAGCGACGGCACGCCGCCGATGGTGGAGCTCGTGGCCGAGCAGTTTGAGGCGTTCATCACGGCACCGACAGATATCTTCGGCACGGTGACGGATGACAATCTGGACTTCTATACCCTCTCGGTTGCGCCTGTAGGGACGGACGAGTTTGTTGAGATTTTCCGAGGGGAGTCAAACATTGCAGATGGCGATCTCGGCGACTTCGACCCGACGCTGTTGCAGAACGATGCCTACACGCTGCGATTGGAAGCGGTGGATGAAACGGGGAATGTGAATGCGATCGAGCAGACCGTCAATGTGGTGGGGGGCTTGAAGTTGGGGAATTTCCAGGTGTCGTTTACCGACCTGCAAATTCCCCTGACCGGGATTCCCATCAGCGTCACTCGCACTTACGACAGTCTTAATGCCAGCAGCAGCGACGACTTTGGCTTTGGCTGGCGTTTGGAGTTCCGCGATACGGATCTGCGCACCAGTTTGGGACCGGACGAGCTGTTCGAGCAATTAGGAATTCGTTCCCAAGCGTTTGACGACAGAACTCGGGTTTACATCACCTTGCCGGGAGGCGAGAGACAGGCGTTTACGTTTGCGCCGACGGTCGGCCCGATTTCGGCCTTCTTCCCCTCTGTGGATTTGGGGGGCGACCCGACTATCTACCGCTCGGCTTTCCGAGGGGATGCTGGAGTTACTAGCAGGTTGGAGATTGAAGGTGTATCGCGGCTGTCACGGGCAGCGGACGGTTCGTATGTCAGTCTCAATCATGGGGCTGGTCTCAATCCTGCCGACACCGATCGCGGCTTTAGCGGCATTTACCGGCTGACCAGCCGAGAGGGATGGATTTATCGCATTGATGCGGTCACGGGAGACTTGCTCACAGTTGAGAATCCGTTTGGCGATCGCCTCACCTTTAGCGATGGCGGGGTAGTCAGCTCCACCGGTCAGGCGATCGTCTTCGAGCGGGACGTGCAAGGACGCATTGCCGCATTGGTAGATCCAGATGGGAACCGCGTCCGCTACGAATACGATGCCGTTGGGAATTTAGTCTCTGTAACGGATCGCGAAAACAATACGACCCAATTTGGCTACAACGGAGAACGTTCTCACTTTTTAGAAGACATTATCGATCCCCTGGGTCGGACAGGCATTCGATCGGAATACGACGAGCAAGATCGCTTATCGCAGATCTTTAATGCTAATGGAGAGGCGATCTCGCTGACTTATGACCCCGAGAATACCACCGAAATCGTTTGA
- a CDS encoding ISL3 family transposase has product MELLQHLLPSQTDVSLNSWSIDPANQQLVVNLCSTQTVACCPLCHRSTDRIHSHYERTLRDLPLVQFTLTILLQVCKFFCLNERCPRRIFTERLPEVVAPWARRTTRYTAQLEAMGLALGGSAAARLSHQLGYGYSRNTILRAISKLPLPVMATPKILGVDDFAFRTGHHYGTILVDLETNQPIALLPDRAAGTLAAWLKEHPGVKILSRDRSKAYRRGMSDGAPDAIQVADRFHLLQNLEEALEKVFKGQTQSLEQVEQQQIQAQQPTEAPTPEAAPDRYRTQREVNRAIRLEKWEQTHALRKQGYAIKDIAHHLGIGERTVYTYLAASTFPEWQYPVGRRRNPSCLDPYKAYLSEQWQQGRQQTKQLFGEIQQQGYPGSYMTVARYTRQLRCSLPSIKPSRESLNDLPGRGPAPSPATPVSEPLSAKRAAWLLLTRPENLTPEEKTLLEKLGQQPKLSGAIALAQGFIKLVRERLPGEFDDWLETAVSSSIKALRSFAKGLQEDYDAVKAALTLEVSNGPVEGQNNRLKMLKRQMFGRAGLELLAKRLILIS; this is encoded by the coding sequence GTGGAACTTTTACAGCATCTCCTGCCCAGCCAAACGGATGTGAGCTTGAACAGTTGGAGTATCGATCCGGCCAACCAACAGCTCGTTGTTAACCTCTGCTCGACTCAAACGGTGGCCTGTTGCCCGCTGTGTCATCGCTCCACCGATCGCATCCATAGCCACTATGAGAGAACGTTGAGGGATCTGCCATTAGTTCAATTCACGCTGACGATATTGCTCCAAGTCTGTAAGTTCTTCTGCCTCAACGAGCGTTGCCCTCGGCGTATCTTTACGGAGCGTCTGCCCGAGGTTGTCGCGCCTTGGGCCAGACGCACGACTCGCTACACGGCTCAACTGGAAGCGATGGGCTTAGCCCTCGGTGGTTCGGCAGCAGCCCGCTTGAGCCATCAGCTCGGATACGGATACAGCCGCAACACCATCTTGCGAGCCATCTCCAAATTGCCCCTACCAGTCATGGCCACGCCAAAGATATTGGGGGTGGATGATTTCGCGTTTCGCACGGGTCATCATTACGGAACGATCTTGGTCGACTTGGAGACCAACCAACCGATCGCACTACTCCCCGACCGGGCGGCTGGGACCTTAGCAGCCTGGTTGAAAGAGCATCCTGGCGTGAAGATTCTCTCGAGAGATCGCTCCAAAGCCTACAGGCGAGGCATGAGCGATGGAGCACCCGATGCCATCCAGGTAGCCGATCGCTTTCATCTGTTGCAGAATCTCGAAGAGGCTTTAGAGAAAGTCTTTAAGGGACAAACCCAGTCGCTCGAACAGGTTGAGCAGCAACAGATTCAAGCCCAACAGCCAACCGAAGCACCGACCCCCGAAGCTGCTCCGGATAGATATCGAACCCAAAGGGAAGTCAATCGGGCCATACGACTGGAGAAGTGGGAACAAACCCATGCTCTACGCAAGCAAGGCTATGCCATTAAAGACATTGCCCATCACCTCGGCATTGGCGAGCGAACGGTGTATACCTACCTGGCCGCGTCAACGTTTCCGGAATGGCAATATCCTGTGGGGCGGCGGAGAAACCCCAGTTGTTTGGATCCATACAAGGCTTACCTGTCAGAGCAATGGCAGCAAGGGCGCCAACAAACTAAACAGTTGTTTGGCGAGATCCAACAGCAAGGGTACCCGGGCAGCTATATGACCGTCGCCCGTTACACTCGGCAGTTGCGTTGCTCTCTGCCCTCCATCAAGCCCAGCCGAGAATCCCTCAATGACTTACCGGGTCGGGGACCAGCGCCATCACCCGCCACACCAGTGTCAGAGCCTTTGAGTGCCAAGCGGGCGGCTTGGCTGCTGTTGACACGGCCTGAAAACCTTACGCCTGAGGAGAAAACCCTGCTGGAAAAACTGGGCCAGCAGCCAAAGTTATCGGGGGCGATCGCTCTGGCTCAGGGGTTCATCAAACTGGTGCGCGAGCGACTGCCTGGGGAATTCGACGATTGGCTGGAGACAGCTGTGAGCAGCTCAATCAAGGCATTACGGAGTTTTGCCAAGGGTCTTCAAGAAGATTACGATGCGGTGAAAGCAGCTCTCACACTCGAGGTGAGCAATGGGCCAGTGGAGGGTCAAAACAACCGACTAAAAATGCTGAAACGGCAGATGTTTGGAAGGGCTGGGCTCGAGCTATTGGCCAAGCGCCTCATCCTAATCAGTTGA
- the nadA gene encoding quinolinate synthase NadA: MPRPTQTATDLTPLDLFEAIAELKRELNAIVLAHYYQEPDIQDIADYIGDSLGLSRQAAETDADVIVFAGVHFMAETAKILNPDKLVLVPDLEAGCSLADSCPPQEFAAFKAAHPNCVVVSYINCTAEIKAMSDIICTSSNAVRIVEQIPAERPIIFAPDRNLGRYVMQQTGRDLVLWEGSCIVHETFSEKKLIQLKLEHPNAEVLAHPECEVPLLRLADYIGSTTALLDYCQTSQAPAFIVATEPGIIHQMEKRVLHKQFIPAPPTDDTCNCNECPYMRLNTLEKLYWCMKNRSPEVDVPAEIRVQALRPIQRMFEMSV, encoded by the coding sequence CTGCCACGCCCCACCCAAACAGCGACCGATCTGACACCTCTGGATTTGTTTGAGGCGATCGCCGAACTCAAGCGGGAACTCAATGCGATCGTGCTGGCCCACTATTACCAAGAGCCCGACATTCAAGATATTGCCGATTACATTGGCGATTCGTTAGGTCTGTCCCGACAGGCAGCAGAGACTGATGCGGATGTCATCGTGTTTGCGGGCGTTCATTTCATGGCTGAAACCGCTAAAATTCTTAACCCCGACAAACTAGTGCTGGTGCCTGACTTAGAGGCGGGCTGTTCGTTGGCCGATAGCTGCCCGCCACAGGAATTTGCCGCGTTTAAAGCAGCCCATCCCAATTGCGTCGTGGTGTCGTATATCAACTGCACCGCTGAAATTAAGGCCATGAGCGATATTATCTGCACCAGCTCGAATGCCGTTCGGATTGTGGAGCAAATTCCAGCAGAGCGACCCATTATTTTTGCCCCCGATCGCAATTTAGGTCGCTACGTCATGCAACAAACCGGTCGCGACTTAGTGCTGTGGGAAGGAAGTTGCATCGTCCACGAAACCTTCTCGGAGAAAAAACTCATCCAACTCAAACTGGAACACCCCAACGCCGAAGTGTTAGCCCACCCCGAATGCGAAGTGCCCCTGCTGCGCTTGGCTGACTATATCGGTTCCACCACTGCATTGCTCGACTACTGTCAAACCAGCCAAGCACCAGCCTTTATTGTGGCCACCGAACCGGGCATCATTCACCAAATGGAAAAACGGGTGCTCCACAAGCAGTTTATTCCTGCGCCTCCGACGGACGATACTTGCAACTGTAACGAGTGTCCGTACATGCGGCTGAATACTCTGGAAAAACTGTACTGGTGCATGAAGAATCGCTCTCCCGAGGTGGATGTACCGGCAGAGATTCGGGTTCAGGCGTTACGACCCATTCAGCGCATGTTTGAAATGAGTGTGTAG
- a CDS encoding RHS repeat protein, with translation MTPRIPPKSFDSNGNITSTIDAAGRTTGTEYDESGRPIAFIDPAGNSSSLEYDHFGNLIHTIDFLGNEIRYTYDNRGNRLTETRTVTNAAGIQEEIITRLAYDREDRIISI, from the coding sequence ATGACCCCGAGAATACCACCGAAATCGTTTGACAGCAATGGCAATATCACCTCTACCATTGACGCTGCCGGACGTACTACTGGTACAGAATATGATGAGAGTGGCAGGCCAATTGCATTTATCGATCCGGCAGGAAACTCTAGCTCTTTAGAGTATGACCACTTCGGCAATTTAATACATACCATTGACTTCCTCGGAAATGAAATCCGCTATACCTACGACAATAGAGGCAATCGCTTAACCGAGACTAGAACTGTCACTAATGCTGCTGGCATTCAAGAGGAAATTATTACTCGACTGGCCTACGATCGTGAAGATCGAATTATCTCCATCTAA
- a CDS encoding glycosyltransferase family 4 protein, with amino-acid sequence MHIAWIGKTSPFCGNVTYGLEVTTALAQRGHRISFIHFASGNASESASELPTACRAPSQPVWAAEISLPCLHKNQIFTIPTPNSRQILKDALQTLKPDLIHVSLTLSPLDFSIPKLGRQLGIPAVSTFHPAFDRHRRTFVSRTQHLLYQLYAPSLAQYRATIIFSELQKQLLISLGVPEAGISVIPNGVDTDKFCPGPSRIKEELGTDRLFVYQGRISPEKNIESLLKAWKQADMGDRALLAIVGDGPQTSTLKPFYRADRGVVWLGYVADEQRRIEILRGADVFILPSLIEGLSISLLEGMACGTAVVATNVGADGEAIEDGAGIVLSAAKVTAELTSLLPLLRDQQEFTQMLGRKARQRVLQRYTLSRNITQLETLYSRVLGRLDASEPIELPETSNLSSPPAA; translated from the coding sequence ATGCACATTGCTTGGATTGGCAAGACATCTCCCTTTTGCGGCAACGTCACCTACGGTTTGGAAGTCACTACGGCATTAGCCCAGCGGGGCCACCGCATCAGCTTCATCCACTTTGCCTCGGGCAATGCCTCCGAGTCCGCCTCAGAATTGCCAACCGCTTGCCGCGCCCCATCCCAGCCTGTCTGGGCTGCTGAAATCTCGCTCCCTTGCTTGCACAAAAATCAAATTTTCACGATTCCCACCCCCAACTCCCGCCAAATTCTCAAAGACGCCCTGCAAACCCTCAAGCCCGACCTCATCCACGTTTCTCTCACCCTCTCCCCCCTCGATTTCTCCATTCCCAAGCTCGGTCGCCAATTGGGAATTCCAGCAGTTTCCACCTTTCACCCCGCCTTCGATCGCCATCGCCGCACTTTTGTGTCTCGCACCCAACACCTGCTCTATCAGCTCTATGCCCCCTCTCTAGCCCAGTACCGCGCCACGATCATCTTCTCAGAACTGCAAAAACAGCTCTTGATTTCCTTGGGGGTTCCCGAAGCTGGCATCAGCGTCATCCCCAATGGCGTCGACACCGACAAATTCTGCCCGGGACCGTCGAGGATTAAGGAGGAGTTGGGGACAGACCGACTATTTGTCTATCAGGGACGCATTTCCCCCGAGAAAAATATCGAATCGTTGCTGAAAGCCTGGAAGCAAGCAGACATGGGCGATCGAGCTCTATTGGCGATCGTGGGGGACGGTCCGCAGACCTCTACACTCAAACCTTTTTACCGGGCCGATCGCGGCGTTGTATGGTTGGGTTATGTGGCTGACGAACAGCGACGCATTGAGATCTTGCGGGGGGCCGATGTATTTATCTTGCCATCTTTGATTGAAGGGCTTTCGATTTCCCTGTTGGAGGGCATGGCTTGCGGAACGGCAGTAGTGGCAACAAATGTAGGAGCCGATGGGGAGGCGATCGAGGATGGGGCGGGTATTGTTCTGTCAGCGGCTAAAGTCACTGCAGAGTTGACTTCACTCCTACCCTTGCTGCGGGACCAGCAGGAATTTACTCAGATGTTGGGGAGGAAGGCCCGTCAGCGAGTCTTGCAGCGCTATACCCTCAGCCGCAATATCACTCAGCTAGAAACACTGTATAGCCGGGTCTTGGGCCGCTTAGATGCCTCAGAGCCAATCGAACTGCCCGAAACCAGCAATCTATCTTCACCTCCAGCAGCCTGA